Proteins encoded in a region of the Thunnus thynnus chromosome 8, fThuThy2.1, whole genome shotgun sequence genome:
- the tmem259 gene encoding membralin isoform X1, translating to MSENQANNNNVPLNNNNNNMGPNRIRNPNINQNPLINVRDRLFHALFFKMAVTYARLFPPSFRRVFEFFVLLKALFVLFILAYIHIAFSRSPINCLEVVRERWPRDGILRVEIQRNSSRAPVFLQYYDSTGFQEELEPEEGGGGGKGRVAGLSLAALQEEEEDEEEMTLEMFDNSSVQFELDIEPRLKPSLIGGGGGGGGGGGGGGVNDSQDVSFSQTTKGMQPLKDSVSELEMITRAVWPQEEYIVEYSLEYGFLRLSQSTRQRLNIPVMVVTLDPMKDECFGDGFSRFLLDEFLGYDDILMSSVKALAENEENKGFLRNVVSGEHYRFVSMWMARTSYLAAFVIMVIFTLSVSMLLRYSHHQIFVFIVDLLQMLEMNMTIAFPAAPLLTVILALVGMEAIMSEFFNDTTTAFYIILIVWLADQYDAICCHTNTSKRHWLRFFYLYHFAFYAYHYRFNGQYSSLALVTSWLFIQHSMIYFFHHYELPAILQQIRIQEMLLQNQQGGQANQTATALQDSLNNNNSAAAAAAAAAAAAAAAAAAAGPPGPADTTQPAPASTPQPQPDPQPSSTSSSPAAGVGEVRSELNWVAQTAAIITEALSSSTQQGAAVLDGGGGGGQRSAGATEISVVAEFWMGGAAAAGVGGGAAGVGGEAAGVGGGGAGGGGGGAGGGGGGAGGGGGGEGEQSVTVDPNIVSVEIKPTAGGADPPATPPPPPPPPPIRGPQAAEVGPSEAGPAGAAPPQTDCPPSQSSGTDWNCRAQQSSSHTS from the exons GCGCTCTTCGTCCTCTTCATCCTCGCCTACATCCACATCGCCTTCTCCCGCTCGCCCATCAACTGTCTGGAGGTGGTGAGGGAGCGCTGGCCTCGTGACGGCATCCTGCGGGTGGAGATCCAGAGGAACTCCAGCCGAGCGCCCGTCTTCCTGCAGTACTATGACTCCACGGGCttccaggaggagctggagcctgaggagggaggaggaggagggaaaggaaGAGTGGCGGGGCTCAGCCTGGCAgcgctgcaggaggaggaggaggatgaagaggagatgaCCCTGGAGATGTTTGATAACAGCTCAGTGCAG TTTGAGCTGGACATCGAGCCTCGTCTGAAGCCGTCTCTGattggaggaggtggaggaggcggaggaggcggaggaggaggaggtgtgaacGACAGTCAGGACGTCTCCTTCAGCCAGACCACTAAAGGTATGCAGCCGCTGAAGGACTCTGTGTCTGAGCTGGAGATGATAACCAGAGCAG TGTGGCCTCAGGAGGAGTACATCGTGGAGTATTCTCTGGAGTACGGCTTCCTGCGTTTGTCTCAGAGCACCAGACAGAGACTCAACATCCCCGTCATGGTCGTCACTCTGG ATCCAATGAAGGACGAGTGTTTCGGTGACGGCTTCAGTCGCTTCCTGCTCGATGAGTTTTTGGGCTACGATGACATCCTGATGTCCAGCGTGAAGGCGCTCGCAGAGAACGAGGAGAACAAAG GGTTCCTGAGGAACGTGGTGTCTGGAGAACATTACCGCTTTGTCAGCATGTGGATGGCCAGAACCTCCTACCTGGCTGCCTTCGTCATCATGGTCATATTC aCGTTGTCGGTCTCCATGCTGCTCAGATATTCTCACCACCAGATCTTCGTCTTCATTG TGGATCTCCTGCAGATGTTGGAGATGAACATGACCATCGCCTTCCCAGCAGCCCCTCTGCTCACCGTCATCCTCGCCCTCGTCG GTATGGAGGCCATCATGTCAGAGTTCTTCAACGACACGACCACGGCCTTCTACATCATCCTCATCGTCTGGTTGGCTGATCAGTACGACGCCATCTGTTGCCACACCAACACCAGCAAACGCCACTGGCTGAG GTTCTTTTATCTTTACCACTTCGCCTTCTACGCCTATCACTACCGCTTCAACGGTCAGTACAGCAGCCTGGCTCTCGTCACCTCCTGGCTCTTCATCCAG CACTCCATGATCTACTTCTTCCATCATTACGAGCTTCCCGCCATCCTGCAGCAGATCAGGATCCAAGAGATGCTGCTGCAGAACCAGCAGGGGGGTCAGGCCAACCAGACCGCCACCGCCCTGCAGGACAgcctcaacaacaacaacagtgctgcagctgctgcggctgctgctgctgctgctgctgcagctgctgcggctgctgcagGACCTCCAGGACCGGCGGACACCACCCAACCAGCACCCGCCTCCACCCCCCAGCCTCAGCCCGACCCACagccctcctccacctcctcctctcctgcagCGGGCGTAGGGGAGGTGAGGTCAGAGCTGAACTGGGTGGCTCAGACGGCCGCCATCATCACCGAAGCTCTGTCGTCCTCCACCCAGCAGGGGGCGGCGGTGCTCgatggtggaggaggaggaggtcagaggtcagcggGAGCGACAGAGATCAGCGTGGTGGCCGAGTTCTGGATGGgaggagcagctgcagcaggtgtaggaggaggagcagcaggtgtAGGGGGTGAAGCTGCAGGCGTagggggaggaggagcaggtggaggaggaggaggagcaggtggaggaggaggaggagcaggtggaggaggaggtggtgaagGGGAGCAGAGTGTAACGGTGGATCCAAACATAGTCTCTGTAGAAATTAAACCCACAGCAGGAGGAGCTGATCCtccagccacgccccctcctcctcctcctcctcctccaatcAGAGGGCCACAGGCGGCGGAGGTGGGGCCCTCAGAGGCGGGGCCAGCAGGTGCGGCCCCCCCACAGACAGACTGCCCCCCTTCACAGAGTTCAGGTACAGACTGGAACTGCAGAGCGCAGCAGAGCTCCTCACACACATCCTGA
- the tmem259 gene encoding membralin isoform X2, whose amino-acid sequence MSENQANNNNVPLNNNNNNMGPNRIRNPNINQNPLINVRDRLFHALFFKMAVTYARLFPPSFRRVFEFFVLLKALFVLFILAYIHIAFSRSPINCLEVVRERWPRDGILRVEIQRNSSRAPVFLQYYDSTGFQEELEPEEGGGGGKGRVAGLSLAALQEEEEDEEEMTLEMFDNSSVQFELDIEPRLKPSLIGGGGGGGGGGGGGGVNDSQDVSFSQTTKVWPQEEYIVEYSLEYGFLRLSQSTRQRLNIPVMVVTLDPMKDECFGDGFSRFLLDEFLGYDDILMSSVKALAENEENKGFLRNVVSGEHYRFVSMWMARTSYLAAFVIMVIFTLSVSMLLRYSHHQIFVFIVDLLQMLEMNMTIAFPAAPLLTVILALVGMEAIMSEFFNDTTTAFYIILIVWLADQYDAICCHTNTSKRHWLRFFYLYHFAFYAYHYRFNGQYSSLALVTSWLFIQHSMIYFFHHYELPAILQQIRIQEMLLQNQQGGQANQTATALQDSLNNNNSAAAAAAAAAAAAAAAAAAAGPPGPADTTQPAPASTPQPQPDPQPSSTSSSPAAGVGEVRSELNWVAQTAAIITEALSSSTQQGAAVLDGGGGGGQRSAGATEISVVAEFWMGGAAAAGVGGGAAGVGGEAAGVGGGGAGGGGGGAGGGGGGAGGGGGGEGEQSVTVDPNIVSVEIKPTAGGADPPATPPPPPPPPPIRGPQAAEVGPSEAGPAGAAPPQTDCPPSQSSGTDWNCRAQQSSSHTS is encoded by the exons GCGCTCTTCGTCCTCTTCATCCTCGCCTACATCCACATCGCCTTCTCCCGCTCGCCCATCAACTGTCTGGAGGTGGTGAGGGAGCGCTGGCCTCGTGACGGCATCCTGCGGGTGGAGATCCAGAGGAACTCCAGCCGAGCGCCCGTCTTCCTGCAGTACTATGACTCCACGGGCttccaggaggagctggagcctgaggagggaggaggaggagggaaaggaaGAGTGGCGGGGCTCAGCCTGGCAgcgctgcaggaggaggaggaggatgaagaggagatgaCCCTGGAGATGTTTGATAACAGCTCAGTGCAG TTTGAGCTGGACATCGAGCCTCGTCTGAAGCCGTCTCTGattggaggaggtggaggaggcggaggaggcggaggaggaggaggtgtgaacGACAGTCAGGACGTCTCCTTCAGCCAGACCACTAAAG TGTGGCCTCAGGAGGAGTACATCGTGGAGTATTCTCTGGAGTACGGCTTCCTGCGTTTGTCTCAGAGCACCAGACAGAGACTCAACATCCCCGTCATGGTCGTCACTCTGG ATCCAATGAAGGACGAGTGTTTCGGTGACGGCTTCAGTCGCTTCCTGCTCGATGAGTTTTTGGGCTACGATGACATCCTGATGTCCAGCGTGAAGGCGCTCGCAGAGAACGAGGAGAACAAAG GGTTCCTGAGGAACGTGGTGTCTGGAGAACATTACCGCTTTGTCAGCATGTGGATGGCCAGAACCTCCTACCTGGCTGCCTTCGTCATCATGGTCATATTC aCGTTGTCGGTCTCCATGCTGCTCAGATATTCTCACCACCAGATCTTCGTCTTCATTG TGGATCTCCTGCAGATGTTGGAGATGAACATGACCATCGCCTTCCCAGCAGCCCCTCTGCTCACCGTCATCCTCGCCCTCGTCG GTATGGAGGCCATCATGTCAGAGTTCTTCAACGACACGACCACGGCCTTCTACATCATCCTCATCGTCTGGTTGGCTGATCAGTACGACGCCATCTGTTGCCACACCAACACCAGCAAACGCCACTGGCTGAG GTTCTTTTATCTTTACCACTTCGCCTTCTACGCCTATCACTACCGCTTCAACGGTCAGTACAGCAGCCTGGCTCTCGTCACCTCCTGGCTCTTCATCCAG CACTCCATGATCTACTTCTTCCATCATTACGAGCTTCCCGCCATCCTGCAGCAGATCAGGATCCAAGAGATGCTGCTGCAGAACCAGCAGGGGGGTCAGGCCAACCAGACCGCCACCGCCCTGCAGGACAgcctcaacaacaacaacagtgctgcagctgctgcggctgctgctgctgctgctgctgcagctgctgcggctgctgcagGACCTCCAGGACCGGCGGACACCACCCAACCAGCACCCGCCTCCACCCCCCAGCCTCAGCCCGACCCACagccctcctccacctcctcctctcctgcagCGGGCGTAGGGGAGGTGAGGTCAGAGCTGAACTGGGTGGCTCAGACGGCCGCCATCATCACCGAAGCTCTGTCGTCCTCCACCCAGCAGGGGGCGGCGGTGCTCgatggtggaggaggaggaggtcagaggtcagcggGAGCGACAGAGATCAGCGTGGTGGCCGAGTTCTGGATGGgaggagcagctgcagcaggtgtaggaggaggagcagcaggtgtAGGGGGTGAAGCTGCAGGCGTagggggaggaggagcaggtggaggaggaggaggagcaggtggaggaggaggaggagcaggtggaggaggaggtggtgaagGGGAGCAGAGTGTAACGGTGGATCCAAACATAGTCTCTGTAGAAATTAAACCCACAGCAGGAGGAGCTGATCCtccagccacgccccctcctcctcctcctcctcctccaatcAGAGGGCCACAGGCGGCGGAGGTGGGGCCCTCAGAGGCGGGGCCAGCAGGTGCGGCCCCCCCACAGACAGACTGCCCCCCTTCACAGAGTTCAGGTACAGACTGGAACTGCAGAGCGCAGCAGAGCTCCTCACACACATCCTGA